One Lutzomyia longipalpis isolate SR_M1_2022 chromosome 4, ASM2433408v1 DNA segment encodes these proteins:
- the LOC129795481 gene encoding AT-rich interactive domain-containing protein 5B-like — MEVKAFGPPTAYHGPYTFFNQVQIISFVPSTSGAASPPPQGLNPSPIFAQDPTTKHSQQNNNITTRRKNAVRRCDAVVASEENRRISVLKLGDCIPVRPWSDQQIVCLAEIRMVWRDRNEQCLLIGLRLYFVPENTPMGRTTHGEDEVVAISDRVVIKGDDLLSWLDASLQWNWGFRIDRSTQHSHMPRDEGTAVPCVAVISFSKYCRFRALMKRMENIENEWLKRSLIEALGGNAVDPTCSRIVFCRETFDYPELETHELLCNHLAPKLKGRPRGRRKKTSGSEGHQGGKYGDTSDSESAAESESSSCSSKMNYAKAKLEVQHLRYSQRSQRVRLKTEQSTEVPENDGEISEEKQKAMKEKERKFLMELHQFMAERKTPISKVMWLSLRRVNLYDIYTRVQEFGGYETVSVNRLWKALKRNSPGLTHNKYEKVLLPFELHQRSLQEAEEACKREKLESEEDERGKEDSAPNGQIVGSQKTIKVEKVEPELSKEQMTEIQNKVKAKEQKQHQQQGKECQKMQVSVPVTVIVGSTPGHEEVKTTTSSKQIQIQQPRTTITVHQTTIHPQVSGSGNTTKSSSQQITNQIQITNEIKIQQITLPKGAKSSDSSDNGDEHGSAKGLRHIRVKSNGRKFPENVPTIDLRDSDEEVMINPRVSAMYPPIRKRKLDILREGGLEVTPIRSRDPIPPLKQPRMEARSEQREQQQSVFRKVENIPKFQSKCMFTQSGKIFGNPKENVSQRATSVGGGGGGSSSSTTEVLDLTAKKGSSEIGRSGRNHHMGNLASIVPNFPALANPNLMISFVPPAMPNLNDNKAALNYGNFLPHMLAEAARMPGFGLPVAPPGGGGGAPTHPPLNFPQLPPGLTIANLAELNAANMNPYLMSYMYGSEGFLRPPFFDATSKNGK; from the exons gCATTTGGACCTCCAACCGCCTACCATGGACCATATACATTCTTCAATCAGGTGCAAATTATTTCCTTTGTGCCATCCACAAGTGGTGCAGCATCACCACCGCCACAGGGATTAAATCCTTCGCCAATTTTTGCGCAGGATCCCACCACGAAGCATTCACAGCAAAATAACAATATAACGACACGCAGAAAGAATGCCGTCCGTCGATGTGATGCCGTGGTGGCAAGTGAGGAGAATCGCCGGATATCAGTGCTTAAGCTGGGCGACTGTATCCCCGTGCGTCCGTGGAGTGATCAGCAAATTGTGTGCCTCGCAGAGATTCGTATGGTGTGGCGGGATCGCAATGAGCAGTGCCTCCTAATTGGGTTGCGGCTGTACTTTGTACCCGAAAATACCCCAATGGGGCGCACAACACATGGGGAGGATGAAGTTGTTGCCATTTCGGATCGTGTTGTAATTAAGGGGGATGATCTCCTTTCGTGGCTCGATGCGAGTCTCCAGTGGAATTGGGGTTTTCGCATTGACAGATCCACCCAACACAGCCACATGCCCCGTGATGAGGGCACCGCTGTGCCTTGTGTCGCTGTAATTAGCTTCTCCAAGTACTGCCGCTTTCGTGCCCTCATGAAGCGTATGGAGAACATTGAGAATGAATGGCTCAAGAGGAGTCTCATAGAGGCACTCGGGGGTAATGCCGTGGATCCCACGTGTAGTCGTATTGTCTTCTGCCGCGAAACATTTGACTACCCCGAATTGGAGACGCATGAATTGCTGTGCAATCATTTGGCGCCAAAATTGAAAGGACGACCACGTGGGAGGAGGAAGAAGACATCCGGGTCAGAGGGTCATCAGGGTGGTAAATATGGGGATACGAGTGATTCGGAATCAGCGGCTGAGTCTGAGTCTTCCAGTTGTTCCTCGAAGATG AATTACGCAAAGGCCAAGCTTGAGGTACAACACCTGAGGTATAGTCAGAGGAGTCAGCGGGTACGACTGAAAACGGAACAGAGTACCGAAGTACCGGAGAACGATGGGGAGATAAGTGAGGAAAAGCAAAAGGcaatgaaggagaaagaaaggaaattcctTATGGAACTTCATCAATTTATGGCCGAGAGGAAGACTCCCATTTCGAAGGTTATGTGGCTGAGCTTGAGGCGAG taaatctGTACGACATTTACACAAGAGTACAGGAATTTGGGGGCTATGAGACGGTGAGTGTTAATCGTTTGTGGAAGGCACTGAAGAGGAATAGTCCCGGATTGACACACAACAAGTACGAGAAGGTACTGCTGCCATTTGAGCTGCATCAGCGAAGCCTCCAGGAAGCTGAGGAAGCGTGCAAGAGGGAAAAGCTCGAATCGGAAGAGGATGAGCGTGGCAAAGAAGATTCAGCACCAAATGGGCAGATTGTGGGTTCACAGAAGACCATAAAGGTGGAAAAGGTTGAGCCGGAGCTGAGTAAGGAGCAAATGACAGAGATTCAGAATAAAGTGAAGGCCAAGGAGCAGAAGCAGCATCAACAGCAGGGAAAGGAGTGCCAGAAGATGCAGGTATCGGTGCCGGTCACCGTCATTGTTGGATCAACTCCTGGGCATGAAGAAGTG AAAACCACAACATCATCAAAGCAGATACAAATTCAACAACCACGCACCACAATCACGGTCCATCAGACAACAATTCACCCACAGGTGTCAGGTAGTGGCAATACGACGAAGAGTAGCAGTCAGCAGATTACCAATCAAATTCAGATTACAAATGAGATTAAGATTCAGCAGATAACACTGCCCAAGGGGGCAAAATCCAGCGATTCAAGTGATAATGGCGATGAGCACGGGAGTGCAAAGGGCCTCCGGCATATACGTGTAAAGTCAAATGGGCGAAAATTCCCGGAAAATGTCCCAACGATTGATTTACGCGACAGCGATGAAGAGGTGATGATTAATCCGAGAGTTAGTGCCATGTACCCACCCATACGTAAGAGGAAATTGGATATTTTACGTGAAGGTGGCTTGGAGGTGACACCCATTAGGTCCAGGGATCCCATTCCACCGCTTAAGCAGCCACGCATGGAGGCACGAAGTGAGCAGAGGGAGCAGCAGCAAAGTGTCTTCCGGAAGGTTGAGAATATTCCCAAATTCCAGTCAAAATGCATGTTTACGCAGTCTGGGAAGATTTTTGGGAATCCCAAGGAGAATGTTTCACAGCGTGCCACGAgtgtgggtggtggtggtggtggtagtAGCAGCAGTACGACTGAGGTGTTGGATTTAACGGCCAAAAAGGGAAGCAGTGAGATTGGACGTAGTGGGAGGAATCATCATATGGGGAATTTAGCGAGTATCGTACCAAATTTCCCGGCTCTTGCTAATCCCAATCTCATGATATCCTTCGTGCCACCTGCTATGCCCAATTTAAATGACAATAAGGCAGCACTAAATTATGGGAATTTCTTGCCACATATGCTCGCTGAGGCGGCCAGAATGCCAGGATTTGGACTACCGGTAGCACCCccaggtggtggtggtggtgcccCAACGCATCCACCTCTAAATTTCCCTCAACTACCACCGGGGCTAACTATTGCCAATCTGGCTGAACTCAATGCAGCCAACATGAATCCCTACCTAATGTCCTACATGTATGGCTCGGAGGGATTCCTACGACCACCATTCTTTGATGCTACGAGCAAAAATGGCAAATAA